A window of the Henckelia pumila isolate YLH828 chromosome 3, ASM3356847v2, whole genome shotgun sequence genome harbors these coding sequences:
- the LOC140891347 gene encoding uncharacterized protein isoform X2: MGGMKRQRLMDQGSSYYGAPGTSYIYNAPPPPPPAYSYIPPPFPVVRLRGLPFDCAEAEIVDFFHGLDVIDVLFVHKGGKFTGEAYCVLGYPLQIDFALQRNRQNIGRRYVEVFRSRKDEYYKAVANEVFDAPGGSPRRGAPRARSSDETWDSSEFKGVLRLRGLPFSATKDEIMNFFKDFVLSEDKINLIANSEGRPAGEAFVEFASPEDSRSAMSKDRMTLGYRYIELFPAAREELEEAISRGRILPKSFEVKDPAEPTPVLRMRGLPFSAGKDEIIDFFKDFMLSEKSIHITYNFEGRATGEAFVEFAGTDEAKAALAKDRMTLGSRYIELFQSSQEELNESASRVR; encoded by the exons ATGGGTGGTATGAAACGGCAGCGGCTGATGGATCAGGGGTCCTCATATTATGGAGCTCCTGGTACAAGTTATATTTATAATGCCCCACCTCCACCGCCTCCAGCATATTCTTATATTCCCCCACCTTTTCCTGTTGTTCGACTGCGAGGCCTTCCCTTTGATTGTGCGGAGGCTGAAATTGTTGATTTCTTCCATGGTTTAGATGTTATTGATGTCCTGTTTGTCCATAAGGGTGGCAAGTTCACCGGAGAAGCTTATTGTGTTTTAGGCTACCCTCTTCAAATTGATTTTGCGCTACAGAGGAACAGGCAAAACATAGGTAGGAGATATGTTGAGGTTTTTCGAAGCAGAAAAGATGAATACTATAAGGCTGTAGCTAATGAAGTTTTTGATGCTCCTGGTGGCTCACCTCGTCGTGGTGCACCTAGGGCAAGATCTTCTGATGAGACATGGGACTCCTCAGAATTTAAAGGGGTGTTACGGTTGAGGGGTTTGCCTTTCTCTGCCACCAAGGATGAAATTATGAACTTTTTTAAGGATTTTGTTCTTTCAGaggataaaattaatttaattgctaATTCTGAGGGAAGGCCAGCAGGAGAAGCTTTTGTTGAATTTGCTAGTCCTGAGGATTCCAGATCTGCAATGTCCAAGGATAGGATGACTCTGGGGTATCGATACATAGAACTTTTCCCTGCAGCGCGTGAGGAGTTGGAAGAAGCAATTTCAAGGGGGCG GATATTACCAAAATCCTTTGAGGTGAAGGACCCTGCGGAGCCTACTCCTGTACTGCGGATGAGGGGTTTGCCATTTTCAGCTGGAAAGGACGAAATAATCGACTTCTTTAAGGATTTTATGTTATCGGAAAAGTCAATCCATATCACCTACAATTTTGAAGGGAGAGCCACTGGAGAAGCTTTTGTGGAGTTTGCTGGTACAGATGAAGCAAAAGCAGCGCTGGCTAAGGATAGGATGACACTTGGTAGTCGTTATATAGAGCTGTTTCAATCATCGCAGGAAGAGTTGAATGAATCAGCCTCAAGGGTACGGTAA
- the LOC140891347 gene encoding uncharacterized protein isoform X1 has translation MFYRGKFADTGEAREMGGMKRQRLMDQGSSYYGAPGTSYIYNAPPPPPPAYSYIPPPFPVVRLRGLPFDCAEAEIVDFFHGLDVIDVLFVHKGGKFTGEAYCVLGYPLQIDFALQRNRQNIGRRYVEVFRSRKDEYYKAVANEVFDAPGGSPRRGAPRARSSDETWDSSEFKGVLRLRGLPFSATKDEIMNFFKDFVLSEDKINLIANSEGRPAGEAFVEFASPEDSRSAMSKDRMTLGYRYIELFPAAREELEEAISRGRILPKSFEVKDPAEPTPVLRMRGLPFSAGKDEIIDFFKDFMLSEKSIHITYNFEGRATGEAFVEFAGTDEAKAALAKDRMTLGSRYIELFQSSQEELNESASRVR, from the exons ATGTTCTACCGAGG TAAATTTGCAGACACTGGTGAAGCTCGTGAAATGGGTGGTATGAAACGGCAGCGGCTGATGGATCAGGGGTCCTCATATTATGGAGCTCCTGGTACAAGTTATATTTATAATGCCCCACCTCCACCGCCTCCAGCATATTCTTATATTCCCCCACCTTTTCCTGTTGTTCGACTGCGAGGCCTTCCCTTTGATTGTGCGGAGGCTGAAATTGTTGATTTCTTCCATGGTTTAGATGTTATTGATGTCCTGTTTGTCCATAAGGGTGGCAAGTTCACCGGAGAAGCTTATTGTGTTTTAGGCTACCCTCTTCAAATTGATTTTGCGCTACAGAGGAACAGGCAAAACATAGGTAGGAGATATGTTGAGGTTTTTCGAAGCAGAAAAGATGAATACTATAAGGCTGTAGCTAATGAAGTTTTTGATGCTCCTGGTGGCTCACCTCGTCGTGGTGCACCTAGGGCAAGATCTTCTGATGAGACATGGGACTCCTCAGAATTTAAAGGGGTGTTACGGTTGAGGGGTTTGCCTTTCTCTGCCACCAAGGATGAAATTATGAACTTTTTTAAGGATTTTGTTCTTTCAGaggataaaattaatttaattgctaATTCTGAGGGAAGGCCAGCAGGAGAAGCTTTTGTTGAATTTGCTAGTCCTGAGGATTCCAGATCTGCAATGTCCAAGGATAGGATGACTCTGGGGTATCGATACATAGAACTTTTCCCTGCAGCGCGTGAGGAGTTGGAAGAAGCAATTTCAAGGGGGCG GATATTACCAAAATCCTTTGAGGTGAAGGACCCTGCGGAGCCTACTCCTGTACTGCGGATGAGGGGTTTGCCATTTTCAGCTGGAAAGGACGAAATAATCGACTTCTTTAAGGATTTTATGTTATCGGAAAAGTCAATCCATATCACCTACAATTTTGAAGGGAGAGCCACTGGAGAAGCTTTTGTGGAGTTTGCTGGTACAGATGAAGCAAAAGCAGCGCTGGCTAAGGATAGGATGACACTTGGTAGTCGTTATATAGAGCTGTTTCAATCATCGCAGGAAGAGTTGAATGAATCAGCCTCAAGGGTACGGTAA